The following coding sequences lie in one Apostichopus japonicus isolate 1M-3 chromosome 13, ASM3797524v1, whole genome shotgun sequence genomic window:
- the LOC139979170 gene encoding cation channel sperm-associated protein 2-like isoform X2, with protein MAQKRYEENLSPYAELFRSKLIEDFHLLESFDEHGKSDAPKYYSKDFEDPARQDKMMLENPHGLVKFQVYSRKEPGEHFMLVLILSNSIALGLQAEVSESDDPKFAGLKLALDIFDYCSLFLFMVEIILKWIDNFWSFWSDNWNIFDFAVTVGSFVPEIINFFAGDIGGSMVRVIVRNLRVFRILRSLKMVSRFRQVRLIALAIGKAFSAITFIMLLLFTFLYIFAITGIIFFDTYTRSERQDLKYKDSFRSLPRAMITLFQLFTLDQWYKLLNDMWKVMDSMIPLGYIILWICIGSFIFRNVFVGIMVNNFQSIRNDLFEEVKEQEAARQIIQDTEKFNEELSRQEKKLNTKRRGTLYQGPTVQPPKPNQPQPSQLAGLDNSETDEQSVSQEDESNTDGQTSLSGTDSYDLLGESSDSLFRRSSDGMIDKDKLSTNWEKTVHDNLTLLTSTPSETLWPRDTLFRYFQLMESLMENLQERQDLQDLAYHSLLQIFDSFDTSA; from the exons ATGGCACAGAAGAGATACGAAGAAAACCTTTCTCCTTACGCGGAGTTATTCCGCTCAAAGCTTATTGAGGATTTCCATTTGCTTGAGAGCTTTGATGAACATGGGAAGTCAGATGCCCCTAAGTATTATTCCAAGGATTTTGAAG ATCCCGCCCGCCAAGATAAAATGATGTTGGAGAACCCTCATGGCTTAGTCAAATTCCAGGTTTACTCAAGGAAAGAGCCCGGTGAG CATTTCATGCTTGTGTTGATTCTGTCCAATTCAATAGCCCTGGGATTGCAGGCAG AAGTATCCGAGAGTGACGATCCTAAATTTGCTGGTTTGAAGTTAGCGTTGGATATTTTTGACTACTGCTCTCTGTTTCTCTTTATGGttgaaatcattttgaaatgGATAGATAATTTTTGGTCATTTTGGTCCGATAACTGGAACATTTTTGATTTTGCAGTTACTGTCGGG TCCTTTGTGCCCGAAATTATCAACTTCTTTGCTGGTGACATTGGAGGGTCAATGGTGCGAGTGATTGTGAGGAACTTGAGGGTTTTCCGAATTTTACGATCACTAAAAATGGTGTCTAGATTCCGGCAAGTCAGACTAATCGCCTTGGCTATTGGGAAGGCTTTCAGT GCTATTACTTTCATCATGCTCCTCCTCTTCACCTTCCTCTACATCTTTGCCATCACCGGTATCATCTTCTTTGACACTTACACCCGCTCGGAACGTCAAGATCTCAAATACAAGGACAGCTTCAG GAGTTTACCTCGTGCCATGATCACCTTATTTCAACTGTTCACCTTGGATCAGTGGTATAAACTATTGAATGACATGTGGAAGGTGATGGACTCTATGATACCCCTCGGTTACATCATCCTCTGGATCTGCATCGGCTCATTCATCTTCAGAAATGTCTTTGTAGGCATCATGG TTAACAATTTCCAGTCGATCCGGAATGATTTATTTGAAGAGGTCAAAGAACAGGAAGCCGCCAGACAGATAATTCAAGATACCGAGAAATTTAACGAAGAATTATCCCGTCAAGAGAAGAAGTTGAATACTAAGAG GCGTGGTACTTTATACCAAGGTCCCACAGTGCAGCCACCAAAGCCCAACCAACCACAGCCATCTCAGCTAGCTGGACT gGATAATTCAGAAACAGATGAGCAATCTGTCTCTCAAGAAGATGAATCAAATACAGATGGACAAACAAGTCTCAG TGGCACTGATTCTTATGACCTTCTTGGGGAGAGCAGTGACAGTCTGTTCCGCCGATCAAGTGATGGGATGATAGACAAAGACAAATTATCAACTA ATTGGGAAAAGACAGTTCACGACAACCTGACCCTTCTGACCAGCACCCCGTCCGAGACTCTCTGGCCGAGGGATACTCTCTTTAGATACTTCCAGCTGATGGAGTCCTTGATGGAGAACCTTCAAGAGAGACAGGATCTCCAAGATTTGGCAT atCACTCCCTTCTGCAGATATTTGACTCATTCGACACATCTGCGTAA
- the LOC139979170 gene encoding cation channel sperm-associated protein 2-like isoform X1, giving the protein MAQKRYEENLSPYAELFRSKLIEDFHLLESFDEHGKSDAPKYYSKDFEDPARQDKMMLENPHGLVKFQVYSRKEPGEVSPSDRRRNRVKNKNSKNPPLDIWAHYVLESSFFQHFMLVLILSNSIALGLQAEVSESDDPKFAGLKLALDIFDYCSLFLFMVEIILKWIDNFWSFWSDNWNIFDFAVTVGSFVPEIINFFAGDIGGSMVRVIVRNLRVFRILRSLKMVSRFRQVRLIALAIGKAFSAITFIMLLLFTFLYIFAITGIIFFDTYTRSERQDLKYKDSFRSLPRAMITLFQLFTLDQWYKLLNDMWKVMDSMIPLGYIILWICIGSFIFRNVFVGIMVNNFQSIRNDLFEEVKEQEAARQIIQDTEKFNEELSRQEKKLNTKRRGTLYQGPTVQPPKPNQPQPSQLAGLDNSETDEQSVSQEDESNTDGQTSLSGTDSYDLLGESSDSLFRRSSDGMIDKDKLSTNWEKTVHDNLTLLTSTPSETLWPRDTLFRYFQLMESLMENLQERQDLQDLAYHSLLQIFDSFDTSA; this is encoded by the exons ATGGCACAGAAGAGATACGAAGAAAACCTTTCTCCTTACGCGGAGTTATTCCGCTCAAAGCTTATTGAGGATTTCCATTTGCTTGAGAGCTTTGATGAACATGGGAAGTCAGATGCCCCTAAGTATTATTCCAAGGATTTTGAAG ATCCCGCCCGCCAAGATAAAATGATGTTGGAGAACCCTCATGGCTTAGTCAAATTCCAGGTTTACTCAAGGAAAGAGCCCGGTGAGGTTAGTCCGAGCGACAGAAGAAGGAACAGAGTAAAGAACAAAAACTCCAAAAACCCACCCCTGGATATCTGGGCCCACTATGTTCTAGAAA GTTCGTTCTTTCAGCATTTCATGCTTGTGTTGATTCTGTCCAATTCAATAGCCCTGGGATTGCAGGCAG AAGTATCCGAGAGTGACGATCCTAAATTTGCTGGTTTGAAGTTAGCGTTGGATATTTTTGACTACTGCTCTCTGTTTCTCTTTATGGttgaaatcattttgaaatgGATAGATAATTTTTGGTCATTTTGGTCCGATAACTGGAACATTTTTGATTTTGCAGTTACTGTCGGG TCCTTTGTGCCCGAAATTATCAACTTCTTTGCTGGTGACATTGGAGGGTCAATGGTGCGAGTGATTGTGAGGAACTTGAGGGTTTTCCGAATTTTACGATCACTAAAAATGGTGTCTAGATTCCGGCAAGTCAGACTAATCGCCTTGGCTATTGGGAAGGCTTTCAGT GCTATTACTTTCATCATGCTCCTCCTCTTCACCTTCCTCTACATCTTTGCCATCACCGGTATCATCTTCTTTGACACTTACACCCGCTCGGAACGTCAAGATCTCAAATACAAGGACAGCTTCAG GAGTTTACCTCGTGCCATGATCACCTTATTTCAACTGTTCACCTTGGATCAGTGGTATAAACTATTGAATGACATGTGGAAGGTGATGGACTCTATGATACCCCTCGGTTACATCATCCTCTGGATCTGCATCGGCTCATTCATCTTCAGAAATGTCTTTGTAGGCATCATGG TTAACAATTTCCAGTCGATCCGGAATGATTTATTTGAAGAGGTCAAAGAACAGGAAGCCGCCAGACAGATAATTCAAGATACCGAGAAATTTAACGAAGAATTATCCCGTCAAGAGAAGAAGTTGAATACTAAGAG GCGTGGTACTTTATACCAAGGTCCCACAGTGCAGCCACCAAAGCCCAACCAACCACAGCCATCTCAGCTAGCTGGACT gGATAATTCAGAAACAGATGAGCAATCTGTCTCTCAAGAAGATGAATCAAATACAGATGGACAAACAAGTCTCAG TGGCACTGATTCTTATGACCTTCTTGGGGAGAGCAGTGACAGTCTGTTCCGCCGATCAAGTGATGGGATGATAGACAAAGACAAATTATCAACTA ATTGGGAAAAGACAGTTCACGACAACCTGACCCTTCTGACCAGCACCCCGTCCGAGACTCTCTGGCCGAGGGATACTCTCTTTAGATACTTCCAGCTGATGGAGTCCTTGATGGAGAACCTTCAAGAGAGACAGGATCTCCAAGATTTGGCAT atCACTCCCTTCTGCAGATATTTGACTCATTCGACACATCTGCGTAA
- the LOC139979170 gene encoding cation channel sperm-associated protein 2-like isoform X3, whose translation MAQKRYEENLSPYAELFRSKLIEDFHLLESFDEHGKSDAPKYYSKDFEDPARQDKMMLENPHGLVKFQVYSRKEPGEVSPSDRRRNRVKNKNSKNPPLDIWAHYVLESSFFQHFMLVLILSNSIALGLQAEVSESDDPKFAGLKLALDIFDYCSLFLFMVEIILKWIDNFWSFWSDNWNIFDFAVTVGSFVPEIINFFAGDIGGSMVRVIVRNLRVFRILRSLKMVSRFRQVRLIALAIGKAFSAITFIMLLLFTFLYIFAITGIIFFDTYTRSERQDLKYKDSFRSLPRAMITLFQLFTLDQWYKLLNDMWKVMDSMIPLGYIILWICIGSFIFRNVFVGIMVNNFQSIRNDLFEEVKEQEAARQIIQDTEKFNEELSRQEKKLNTKRRGTLYQGPTVQPPKPNQPQPSQLAGLDNSETDEQSVSQEDESNTDGQTSLSGTDS comes from the exons ATGGCACAGAAGAGATACGAAGAAAACCTTTCTCCTTACGCGGAGTTATTCCGCTCAAAGCTTATTGAGGATTTCCATTTGCTTGAGAGCTTTGATGAACATGGGAAGTCAGATGCCCCTAAGTATTATTCCAAGGATTTTGAAG ATCCCGCCCGCCAAGATAAAATGATGTTGGAGAACCCTCATGGCTTAGTCAAATTCCAGGTTTACTCAAGGAAAGAGCCCGGTGAGGTTAGTCCGAGCGACAGAAGAAGGAACAGAGTAAAGAACAAAAACTCCAAAAACCCACCCCTGGATATCTGGGCCCACTATGTTCTAGAAA GTTCGTTCTTTCAGCATTTCATGCTTGTGTTGATTCTGTCCAATTCAATAGCCCTGGGATTGCAGGCAG AAGTATCCGAGAGTGACGATCCTAAATTTGCTGGTTTGAAGTTAGCGTTGGATATTTTTGACTACTGCTCTCTGTTTCTCTTTATGGttgaaatcattttgaaatgGATAGATAATTTTTGGTCATTTTGGTCCGATAACTGGAACATTTTTGATTTTGCAGTTACTGTCGGG TCCTTTGTGCCCGAAATTATCAACTTCTTTGCTGGTGACATTGGAGGGTCAATGGTGCGAGTGATTGTGAGGAACTTGAGGGTTTTCCGAATTTTACGATCACTAAAAATGGTGTCTAGATTCCGGCAAGTCAGACTAATCGCCTTGGCTATTGGGAAGGCTTTCAGT GCTATTACTTTCATCATGCTCCTCCTCTTCACCTTCCTCTACATCTTTGCCATCACCGGTATCATCTTCTTTGACACTTACACCCGCTCGGAACGTCAAGATCTCAAATACAAGGACAGCTTCAG GAGTTTACCTCGTGCCATGATCACCTTATTTCAACTGTTCACCTTGGATCAGTGGTATAAACTATTGAATGACATGTGGAAGGTGATGGACTCTATGATACCCCTCGGTTACATCATCCTCTGGATCTGCATCGGCTCATTCATCTTCAGAAATGTCTTTGTAGGCATCATGG TTAACAATTTCCAGTCGATCCGGAATGATTTATTTGAAGAGGTCAAAGAACAGGAAGCCGCCAGACAGATAATTCAAGATACCGAGAAATTTAACGAAGAATTATCCCGTCAAGAGAAGAAGTTGAATACTAAGAG GCGTGGTACTTTATACCAAGGTCCCACAGTGCAGCCACCAAAGCCCAACCAACCACAGCCATCTCAGCTAGCTGGACT gGATAATTCAGAAACAGATGAGCAATCTGTCTCTCAAGAAGATGAATCAAATACAGATGGACAAACAAGTCTCAG TGGCACTGATTCTTAA
- the LOC139979170 gene encoding cation channel sperm-associated protein 2-like isoform X4 — protein sequence MNMGSQMPLSIIPRILKHFMLVLILSNSIALGLQAEVSESDDPKFAGLKLALDIFDYCSLFLFMVEIILKWIDNFWSFWSDNWNIFDFAVTVGSFVPEIINFFAGDIGGSMVRVIVRNLRVFRILRSLKMVSRFRQVRLIALAIGKAFSAITFIMLLLFTFLYIFAITGIIFFDTYTRSERQDLKYKDSFRSLPRAMITLFQLFTLDQWYKLLNDMWKVMDSMIPLGYIILWICIGSFIFRNVFVGIMVNNFQSIRNDLFEEVKEQEAARQIIQDTEKFNEELSRQEKKLNTKRRGTLYQGPTVQPPKPNQPQPSQLAGLDNSETDEQSVSQEDESNTDGQTSLSGTDSYDLLGESSDSLFRRSSDGMIDKDKLSTNWEKTVHDNLTLLTSTPSETLWPRDTLFRYFQLMESLMENLQERQDLQDLAYHSLLQIFDSFDTSA from the exons ATGAACATGGGAAGTCAGATGCCCCTAAGTATTATTCCAAGGATTTTGAAG CATTTCATGCTTGTGTTGATTCTGTCCAATTCAATAGCCCTGGGATTGCAGGCAG AAGTATCCGAGAGTGACGATCCTAAATTTGCTGGTTTGAAGTTAGCGTTGGATATTTTTGACTACTGCTCTCTGTTTCTCTTTATGGttgaaatcattttgaaatgGATAGATAATTTTTGGTCATTTTGGTCCGATAACTGGAACATTTTTGATTTTGCAGTTACTGTCGGG TCCTTTGTGCCCGAAATTATCAACTTCTTTGCTGGTGACATTGGAGGGTCAATGGTGCGAGTGATTGTGAGGAACTTGAGGGTTTTCCGAATTTTACGATCACTAAAAATGGTGTCTAGATTCCGGCAAGTCAGACTAATCGCCTTGGCTATTGGGAAGGCTTTCAGT GCTATTACTTTCATCATGCTCCTCCTCTTCACCTTCCTCTACATCTTTGCCATCACCGGTATCATCTTCTTTGACACTTACACCCGCTCGGAACGTCAAGATCTCAAATACAAGGACAGCTTCAG GAGTTTACCTCGTGCCATGATCACCTTATTTCAACTGTTCACCTTGGATCAGTGGTATAAACTATTGAATGACATGTGGAAGGTGATGGACTCTATGATACCCCTCGGTTACATCATCCTCTGGATCTGCATCGGCTCATTCATCTTCAGAAATGTCTTTGTAGGCATCATGG TTAACAATTTCCAGTCGATCCGGAATGATTTATTTGAAGAGGTCAAAGAACAGGAAGCCGCCAGACAGATAATTCAAGATACCGAGAAATTTAACGAAGAATTATCCCGTCAAGAGAAGAAGTTGAATACTAAGAG GCGTGGTACTTTATACCAAGGTCCCACAGTGCAGCCACCAAAGCCCAACCAACCACAGCCATCTCAGCTAGCTGGACT gGATAATTCAGAAACAGATGAGCAATCTGTCTCTCAAGAAGATGAATCAAATACAGATGGACAAACAAGTCTCAG TGGCACTGATTCTTATGACCTTCTTGGGGAGAGCAGTGACAGTCTGTTCCGCCGATCAAGTGATGGGATGATAGACAAAGACAAATTATCAACTA ATTGGGAAAAGACAGTTCACGACAACCTGACCCTTCTGACCAGCACCCCGTCCGAGACTCTCTGGCCGAGGGATACTCTCTTTAGATACTTCCAGCTGATGGAGTCCTTGATGGAGAACCTTCAAGAGAGACAGGATCTCCAAGATTTGGCAT atCACTCCCTTCTGCAGATATTTGACTCATTCGACACATCTGCGTAA
- the LOC139979169 gene encoding katanin p60 ATPase-containing subunit A-like 2 isoform X2: protein MESLNYASLKTANQVREADEQRAETRKKNLLILVLHHLVQEGYSEAAKSLEAESNLCFNKFEVCDNVDLETVLMEYESYYFVKFQRYPKITKKLSTEGTPSKHPKTKRQSSTPTLPRIPHAPDPSGSNSSSSANGSRRRPNSSSVNSKRQSSGEKKNSKDNNNKQSTAPVINGHGDPLSELSVSGSVVNVSKALDQSSGPNNNKLGPKKGPIIDMRAMLNNAVKGATQEYLTDTDPSERLLKPLGGYAGYTLEWRELAQNISKDIYLHNPDVRWDDIMGLDAAKRLVKEAVVYPIRYPQLFTGILSPWKGLLLYGPPGTGKTLLAKAVATECNTTFFNISASSIVSKWRGDSEKLVRVLFELARFHAPSTIFLDELESVMSQRGSTGGSEHEGSRRMKTELLVQMDGLAKSDDLVFLLAASNLPWELDHAMLRRLEKRILVDLPTRDARQAMIEFHLPPVINPGSTLEIETIMDYHHLADVTEGYSGSDIRLVCKEAAMRRVRKIFNILESNQNEETMPDLTIDAITTEDVMAALAHTKPSARGLKEKYIEWQKEYESV, encoded by the exons ATGGAGAGCCTTAACTATGCTTCTCTCAAAACTGCAAACCAAGTTCGCGAGGCT GATGAGCAGAGAGCAGAAACACGAAAAAAGAATCTTTTGATCCTGGTCCTTCACCATTTGGTACAAGAAGGCTACTCTGAGGCAGCAAAGTCTTTAGAAGCAGAGAGCAATTTGTGTTTCAACAAGTTTGAAGTCTGCGATAATGTCGACTTAGAAACAGTGTTAATG GAGTATGAATCATACTACTTTGTGAAATTTCAACGATATCCAAAGATAACAAAGAAGTTGTCAACAGAGG GAACACCTTCCAAAcatccaaaaacaaaaag GCAGAGTAGCACGCCAACGTTGCCACGGATACCCCACGCCCCAGACCCGAGTGGCAGCAACTCATCTTCGTCTGCCAATGGATCCAGGAGGAGACCCAACTCCAGCTCTGTCAATTCTAAGAGACAGTCGAGCGGAGAGAAGAAAAATTCTAAAGATAACAACAACAAGCAATCAACT GCACCTGTAATCAATGGTCATGGTGATCCTCTGTCTGAACTTTCCGTGTCGGGATCTGTAGTGAATGTTTCCAAAGCACTCGATCAATCTTCTGGACCGAATAACAACAAATTGGGCCCGAAGAAAGGTCCCATTATCGACATGCGGGCCATGTTGAACAATGCTGTCAAAGGTGCCACGCAAGAGTACCTCACAGACACAGATCCTTCC GAGAGGTTATTAAAGCCTTTAGGAGGCTACGCTGGATATACGCTAGAGTGGAGGGAACTTGCACAAAATATCAGTAAAGATATTTACCTTCACAACCCAGACGTTAGGTGGGATGATATTATGGGACTTGATGCAGCCAAACGTCTTGTAAAGGAAGCAGTGGTTTATCCTATTAGG TATCCACAGCTATTCACAGGAATCCTGTCACCATGGAAAGGTCTGCTCTTGTATGGTCCTCCTGGCACGGGCAAAACATTACTAGCAAAGGCAGTAGCCACAGAATGTAATACAACTTTCTTTAATATCTCAGCATCGAGTATAGTCAGTAAATGGAGAGGAGACTCGGAGAAACTTGTACGG GTTTTATTTGAGCTAGCTAGATTTCACGCTCCTTCTACGATATTCCTCGATGAGTTAGAATCTGTCATGAGCCAGAGGGGAAGTACAGGTGGCAG TGAGCATGAAGGAAGCAGACGGATGAAAACAGAACTGTTAGTACAGATGGATGGACTAGCAAAATCTGATGACTTAGTATTCTTACTGGCAGCTTCTAATCTTCCATG GGAGCTTGATCACGCTATGCTAAGACGGTTAGAAAAGCGAATACTGGTAGATTTACCCACCAGAGATGCCCGTCAAGCTATGATTGAATTCCATTTACCGCCAGTCATCAACCCAGGAAGTACCTTAGAAATAGAAACAATTATGGATTATCATCACCTTGCTGAT GTGACGGAGGGCTACTCTGGATCAGATATCAGACTTGTATGTAAAGAAGCTGCCATGAGGAGAGTCCGAAAGATCTTTAATATCCTAGAGTCCAATCAAAATG AGGAAACTATGCCAGACCTTACCATCGATGCTATTACCACAGAAGATGTCATGGCAGCGTTAGCACACACCAAGCCGTCTGCCAGAGGACTGAAGGAGAAATACATAGAATGGCAGAAGGAATACGAGTCGGTCTGA
- the LOC139979169 gene encoding katanin p60 ATPase-containing subunit A-like 2 isoform X1: MESLNYASLKTANQVREADEQRAETRKKNLLILVLHHLVQEGYSEAAKSLEAESNLCFNKFEVCDNVDLETVLMEYESYYFVKFQRYPKITKKLSTEGTPSKHPKTKRQSSTPTLPRIPHAPDPSGSNSSSSANGSRRRPNSSSVNSKRQSSGEKKNSKDNNNKQSTAPVINGHGDPLSELSVSGSVVNVSKALDQSSGPNNNKLGPKKGPIIDMRAMLNNAVKGATQEYLTDTDPSERLLKPLGGYAGYTLEWRELAQNISKDIYLHNPDVRWDDIMGLDAAKRLVKEAVVYPIRYPQLFTGILSPWKGLLLYGPPGTGKTLLAKAVATECNTTFFNISASSIVSKWRGDSEKLVRVLFELARFHAPSTIFLDELESVMSQRGSTGGSEHEGSRRMKTELLVQMDGLAKSDDLVFLLAASNLPWELDHAMLRRLEKRILVDLPTRDARQAMIEFHLPPVINPGSTLEIETIMDYHHLADVTEGYSGSDIRLVCKEAAMRRVRKIFNILESNQNDSSDDNNVYWRKETMPDLTIDAITTEDVMAALAHTKPSARGLKEKYIEWQKEYESV; encoded by the exons ATGGAGAGCCTTAACTATGCTTCTCTCAAAACTGCAAACCAAGTTCGCGAGGCT GATGAGCAGAGAGCAGAAACACGAAAAAAGAATCTTTTGATCCTGGTCCTTCACCATTTGGTACAAGAAGGCTACTCTGAGGCAGCAAAGTCTTTAGAAGCAGAGAGCAATTTGTGTTTCAACAAGTTTGAAGTCTGCGATAATGTCGACTTAGAAACAGTGTTAATG GAGTATGAATCATACTACTTTGTGAAATTTCAACGATATCCAAAGATAACAAAGAAGTTGTCAACAGAGG GAACACCTTCCAAAcatccaaaaacaaaaag GCAGAGTAGCACGCCAACGTTGCCACGGATACCCCACGCCCCAGACCCGAGTGGCAGCAACTCATCTTCGTCTGCCAATGGATCCAGGAGGAGACCCAACTCCAGCTCTGTCAATTCTAAGAGACAGTCGAGCGGAGAGAAGAAAAATTCTAAAGATAACAACAACAAGCAATCAACT GCACCTGTAATCAATGGTCATGGTGATCCTCTGTCTGAACTTTCCGTGTCGGGATCTGTAGTGAATGTTTCCAAAGCACTCGATCAATCTTCTGGACCGAATAACAACAAATTGGGCCCGAAGAAAGGTCCCATTATCGACATGCGGGCCATGTTGAACAATGCTGTCAAAGGTGCCACGCAAGAGTACCTCACAGACACAGATCCTTCC GAGAGGTTATTAAAGCCTTTAGGAGGCTACGCTGGATATACGCTAGAGTGGAGGGAACTTGCACAAAATATCAGTAAAGATATTTACCTTCACAACCCAGACGTTAGGTGGGATGATATTATGGGACTTGATGCAGCCAAACGTCTTGTAAAGGAAGCAGTGGTTTATCCTATTAGG TATCCACAGCTATTCACAGGAATCCTGTCACCATGGAAAGGTCTGCTCTTGTATGGTCCTCCTGGCACGGGCAAAACATTACTAGCAAAGGCAGTAGCCACAGAATGTAATACAACTTTCTTTAATATCTCAGCATCGAGTATAGTCAGTAAATGGAGAGGAGACTCGGAGAAACTTGTACGG GTTTTATTTGAGCTAGCTAGATTTCACGCTCCTTCTACGATATTCCTCGATGAGTTAGAATCTGTCATGAGCCAGAGGGGAAGTACAGGTGGCAG TGAGCATGAAGGAAGCAGACGGATGAAAACAGAACTGTTAGTACAGATGGATGGACTAGCAAAATCTGATGACTTAGTATTCTTACTGGCAGCTTCTAATCTTCCATG GGAGCTTGATCACGCTATGCTAAGACGGTTAGAAAAGCGAATACTGGTAGATTTACCCACCAGAGATGCCCGTCAAGCTATGATTGAATTCCATTTACCGCCAGTCATCAACCCAGGAAGTACCTTAGAAATAGAAACAATTATGGATTATCATCACCTTGCTGAT GTGACGGAGGGCTACTCTGGATCAGATATCAGACTTGTATGTAAAGAAGCTGCCATGAGGAGAGTCCGAAAGATCTTTAATATCCTAGAGTCCAATCAAAATG ACTCATCTGATGATAATAATGTTTACTGGCGCA AGGAAACTATGCCAGACCTTACCATCGATGCTATTACCACAGAAGATGTCATGGCAGCGTTAGCACACACCAAGCCGTCTGCCAGAGGACTGAAGGAGAAATACATAGAATGGCAGAAGGAATACGAGTCGGTCTGA